In Solanum lycopersicum chromosome 3, SLM_r2.1, the genomic stretch TATTAAAAGGTTGAATATTTCAGTATTACATATTGTTTCCTGCTTCATTTATCATATCGTTGTCGTTACTATTATTCTCTTCTTTGTTTTTAGCATTGCTTCTTCTATACCTTTGCATGGTAGGGGTAAGGCTGCGTACACACCATCCTCTTCAAATTCCACTTGTGGTGTTGAAATTATACTGTGtgtatttgttgttgttattgttagaGGGCTGAGGATATGCATAGGATTGTTGGCAGATTAGTGTGGATAGAACCATGAAAGGATTCAAAGTTGTTCGGTGATATGATGATGACAGGGATAAGATTGTTGACAGATAAGTGAGGATAAAACCATGAAATGATTCAGAGGTTGTTTGATGATTTCATATCTATTAATAGCGCCGAGTTTCATACTTAGTAGACTAGAGAATGTGATGTGTCcaattataaaatcaagaaatagaATGATTATGACAAAAGTTGGAGATTTTAGGCACATACTGGAGAAATAAATTAAGATGAGAATAAATAACAAATCAAGATTACAAGACACTAGGAATCACTTAAATAGTCCATGAGCTTCAAAATGATGGCTTTTGAAGCACATTTGTGCTTAATTTGTTTGATGAACTTATTCAAATCAAGTTTTATGGACTGCATGAAATTTAGTAGcattattgttttctttatatgTTACTGGGTTGCTGTTAGCACATGAACTAATAATGTTATCCGTACTTTGAGTGACATGATATCATTAGATGTGGTCCTGTCAAAAGTATAAACTATTTGTTAAGTCGCATAGGACACGGCTAAACAATTTCATCTGCCCTTCATAGATTCCGTTTTAAGACTTGGAGCTTATGTTTCTTTTTTCGTGAAATGCTGTCAAAACTTTTGACTTCTTAAAGTGGGACTAAATGTTCTCCTCATTGTTGTTTCCGTGGTAATGTAAAAGTAGTTGTCACCCTAGTGTAGGTTTTGTGATTGCAGAAAAATCCTTGAACTACAAGAGGAAATATAATTTGAGAAGTTCCCTTGCAATGGCACATTAGTTTCTGCAGTAACATCTCTTACAATCTTATGTTGaacaaaaaattcaactttGTGTGACGCAGTATGCTGATTCATTTTCATTTGGGCACTGCTGGATCATCTTGTTCTTTGAGAGATCTGATTTCTGTTTCTAATCCTTGTTATAGTTGTATTTGTTCTACATGGAGCTTCTGTGGCTCAAGGGTTGTTTATTGCTTAACAATAATCTTTTCCTTTTGTATAAAATTCAGCTTTTCATCTGTTAAGAAATAGATTATACTTCATGGAAAATATATAAGTTagataaatgaattatttttagtttagaaGGCCCAAACTGGAAATCGTTGgtttcattaagagttttatctTGGTAATTCAGTTTAATGCTTAAAAAGAGAAACagtttaattttctttcttagCTTGTTCTCTCTCCTGATTTTATTATCAAATCTCAAAGAGGATTTCTGATGTGTAGCTCACAGAGATGTGTTGGATCTACTGTGGCTAGGTTGATTGAAGTCTTAATTGTGTTGCATTGCTCATTTGGGAGATATCAACTTCAAACTGTTTCTCTCTCTGATTTTCTTCTTTACCCAATTCAAAGTCATCTTTATCAATTGTAGTGACCCAAAAACTAATGAAATACAGTTCAATGGTCAACATGTTCAAGGGATAGAAAATTTATTGTCATGTTGGTTGAAGATTATATGTGCAGACTGCTTGAATTCACATTTCTTGACACGTGATAGAGGTAGACGAGTAatcctttattttgatgtaaaaaaaagttcatttcCCGATTGGTATCTGTCtttgttttatgatttagaGCATAACTGCTACTTTATTTCCTTTGACAGtgtattttagtttttcttcatTACTGCAAAGCAAGAACATAGCCATAAATCTGTTGTTACTAATGTTTTAAGTGATTTTCTCTTTGAATTTGCAGTGTGGACTATTGGAAGACTTGATTTTCTACCTTCTTTGTAAGAGATACAAAAACTTTTGCCTCTGGTCATGAAGGTGGTGGGATTATACTTTTTTTCAGGCACTTCAGTAGCACcatttggaaaaataaaatctgcagTTTagaactttttctttctttctattaTCTAGTAAGCAGTAAGCATCAATTTGAAAACCAAGTGTAGTGGAAAATGATAAAGCAAACTTGTTAACTGTGTGTGTTGAGATATTACCTAACTGTTCTTCAATATTAAGTAACTTGAAAGCTGTTCTGAATCTTTTATTAACTATTGGCCTAGAATGTGGACTTCTTGCTCATCCTGAGatgaaaaaattgcaaaaaaggTAAAAAGCTTCTCTCTGTTTCTCTATTAAACTTCCCAAATTCTCTTTGCatcattgtttatttttttaaattttttttttgaacattttGAAGCTAGGAAAGTTGTAGAATTTTACACTTCTTGGTTGGATTCCCCCCACCCCCCCAAACTGAGTTTTTTTCTGCTAAAAATTCTCAAACAAATATGTTGTAGGTATGCCAAAACTCAAAACAGTCCTTAAAATACATATAGTTTTGGTAAAATTTCAGtctgaatttttaaaaaatttcaacattttttatttgttaaaaaaatgaatagaccaaagaaaggaaatatcgcctttgttaagaaaatattagtttcgtttcaatttgtttgttatattttcctttttaatttgtattatattgttagtttaaatACCATGTTTGTTTTGAATGTCACTTAAATTCTATTGTATTGTTTAAATTCATCGTTAGATAACAATGTCAAAACTCATTTTGTGAATGATCAATTTTGTATGATTGTGTAGTTACCtagtttttcttttactctacCTTTTCATAATAGTTCTGCTCGTATATTATAACCTTTTTTTCCCGTGAGTTTATAGTTAAAATTTTGCAAGTATGACATCATATGATGACGAAAAACAATATAATTTACCTAATCATTATATTCCTTAAAATAATACATTACAACACAATACATATAAAACGttagtcttttcattttaacaactttaatttaaaacaataaattttcaaCAGAAAAGGGTCAAAGTAGCCCTCGAACTATTTAAAATACCTCATATATAtacttaaattatatattcttcGTCCGGTATTGcttgtcatgatttttatttttagagtcaaattataaaaattttgactaacattttaagatatatagtttagaatatttatttttttgtttaaaatatcaaattaatatgatctaatttaactttaaaaattaatcaaattaattttcgaGAGTATTTGTGATGAAAACTACCCCGTCATTTATGTCTTTGATAacaaatatctttaaaaattatatatatgagttAATTTCGAATAGttccttttaaataaaatggtcAAAGTCAAAATAGTGTAGGAGGCTACAAACAAAAGTCAAAGTTTAAGAGATTTTCGAAGCCAATTGGGAAAGGAAATGTGGAGTGTTTGATCCCATTTCCAACCTCAaattcctcctcctcctctttcAATCCTATCAATGGAACCTCACCAATTCCTCATCTTATTCACTGAAACTACTTGATATGTCTTCTCAGCCGCCGACGCCACCACAACCGCCGCATCTCCACAAGAAACCCACTTCCTTCCCTGACGTTATCTTCACTGCCTTTTCTCTCTTCGttatcttttcttcttcaaacccTACTACTTCCCTTCTACGTAAATTTACCCCTCTTGTTTCTTTTCCTTTAAACCCACGTAGATTTCTCAGAATTCCCACTATGTCAAACCCATCTCCCAGTAATCTTCGTAACCCTATTCATCACTTCCCCAATCCCCAATCACTCTCCGATTGGCTAAGGCCGCGTATGCCTTCTGATTCTTTTGCTTCTTGGGGTGTCAAGCCGGGAACCAAGAATGTTAGTAATCTCTGGCTTGAGTTGTCTGAAGGGGAGACTTTGCTGGCTGATTCTACGCCGCCGGTTCGAACTGTTGAGGTTATGGTTGTTAAGGTTATTGGAAAAGACAATAAGGTCCTTGTTGAATCGCACCAAGAATTGTCGGATGGTGCTGTTAGGCATAGATGTCGGCCGTTGTCGGAGAAGATGAAACCTGGCGAGACAGTTGAAGATGCGGTTTTTCGTGCTGTGAAAGAAGAGCTTGGTTCAGTGCTTGGTGGGTCTTTCGGTCAGCTCAGAGAGAATGGCATTGTTAAGATTTTGCCCAATTCGTATTCGAAGAAGGTGGAGGAAAGGGTTTCAGCGTCTTATCCTGGATTGcctgcttgttatgtgttgcATACAGTGGAGGCTGCAGTGGATGGTTTGCCTGAGGAGGAGTTTTGCACAGAAGAGACTGATGAATATGGAGATTCTAGTGAGAGGATGGTCATAAATGGTGCAGTTTCCTGTAAAAAGCATTACTGGAAGTGGGTTGATGCTGATTCGTTGTGATCGGTGAGTTTGAGCTCTTGTCCTTCCAAGATTGAATTTTTGACTACTATATACATGGTTCAATAATAAAGATGGCTTCCCAGAGACTTGCGGTTGAGTGTCTTTATACTTCTATAGGATATTTAGATACAGTTACATTGCTTGAGTTAGCTTTCTATTCATTGTTAATATTCATTCCAGGTATTGAGGATTTAATATTTACTGCGTCTATATCTTTATAACAGCGAGAGCTTCTTGTATTGTCCTGATTTCTGAGACAGGATGACATTTGAAATCCAATTACATTATACTTATGGTGCTTCCAACTAGGAATAACTTGATAATTAACATCTTAAATACACATGTTTGCTTTGTTATATCTGGGTGAGCCTTGTTTCCTACCACTTGATCTGGATGTCTAAATCTTTTGGTTAGGTTATCCTTTACCATCAaaaccatttattttattttggttagGTGCCAAATAATGTAATGACCTTCCATTTTGAGCTTGCCAATTGAGGGGATGGCTAATTGGCTATAGCTTCAGGCagccggggggggggggggtatatCTGCGCTTTAATTTCAATGACACTCCTTGTTTTAGGAATCAAAGCCAAAACTCAGTTCCAAAGTTCAAGTTATGCAGAGGCAAACATGATtagtttatttcttttaatcttCCCAAGTTTTGGTGGTCTGAGTTATTCGATTACATGTCTTGGTGGGCTGATGCATGTACCAAATGGAAATTGTTGATTCATGCATAAACTATCTCAAACactattgctattattattgtGCTCTACTTCTGGTGACACTGTTGAATTATGGGATTAGTGATACTTCTATGCTTTTACATCTAATGTAAGCTTCATGAGGGACTTGTTACTTACATCACAACTCACAAGTTCAAGCCTTGCGCCATGCAAACTATGCCGGTAAGCCTGGTATTTAAGTGGAGTAGGGTAGATGTGCTTGTATGCGCACACCGTATTAGCAATATTTACCTACTTGAGAAAGAGGTATGGTTGGACACCATAGAGGTGGAGCAAGGCTGGAATTAGAGAGAAAAGAAATGGGAAAGAAAGAATCCTTTGTCACCAGCTTTTTGTGGATTTAGTTTAGTGGCTTAATTAGCATAAAAGTAGATAATGTTGGCAATGCGTATGAAAGAATTTGAAATTAGTTAGTTTGATGATGGCCAGCATTCCCTCAATGCTGAAGAATACTACTTAtgaattgtcaaaaaaaaagattaaattaaattagttagGATTTTTAAATTCTGTTTAGTTTCTGTAATTGACACCAATTTAAGGGTTTATGGTTCTGTAGGCCTCTAGTTGCctttaaagaaaaaactacACTAGAGTCTAATTCTGTCAACACTGTTGAGTGATAGGATAGATGATACTCCTATGCTTTTACATCTAATATTGGTTGGGGCGACTTACATCACAACTTACAAATTCGAGCTCATAAGCCAGTAAGCCTAGTATCTAAGTGGAGTAGGGCACTCCATGTATTAGCAATATTTACCTACTTAGAGAGAGAGGTATGGTTAACACCATAGAGGTGGAGAAAGGCTGGAATTAGGGAAAGAAAGAATCCTTGTCACCAGCCTTTTGTGGATTTAGTTTTGTGGCTTAATTAGCATAAAAGTAGATAATGTTGGCAATGTGTATGAAAGAATTCAAATTAGTTAGGCCTTTGAAATTCCTTTTAGTTGCTGTAATTGATACcaatttttagggtttagggttctGTAGTGGCCTCTAGTGGCCTTAAAATGTGGTGATCAAGTTCAAAAATACCCAACTCATGAACATCCTCATTGCTGAAGATGCCACGATTACCTAGTGTTTGTGGTGCTTTGGAGCAAGTTCTCTTCATTCATGatataaaaatttctttacTCCCTGATACAAAACATGCAGAGGATCGGAAACATAGAAGCCAATTTGAATAAAGCCCTCAAGGTCCTTGAATTTCACTGTTCATTAAGCCACTAACTTTGAATACTCCCGAAGTTCTGGCGATCAGTCTCAATTCAGTTCATGAAGCCACTAACTTACTCTCCAAAGACACTCCTTAACCTAACAAGTTTCTTGTTTCTCTGCTCTTGTCAACACGTTCTCTTTGCGTGAACCCAGTTTCCAGCCTATCTTCAGTTCACATCAGAAAATCTTTCATTTTCATCAGATATACTAGTGCATTAACATGGTTTTATAAAGAGCATTAAGTTTTTAGTTGGATGCTCAAATTCTCACACATTATTGTTACCCTTCAACATTCACTCTCCTCCTCTTACCTTGTTACTACATCGTTGAACTTTAACGTTTGTGTAGTTAATTATCttgatgttttaattaaaagtatGTGGGTCTGAAACTGTAGTATGAAGCAACAAACACCCAAGGCTGTGGCTTAGCGTCAATAAAGTTGTGAGATGCAATAATAGTACCCAATAAAATAGCCGAGGTACCCATGCGATAGCGAGCTGGCACAGAGACCAATATAAAGATCAATCAATGTTTTGTGGTCACAAGTGTCTTCCTTTGTCATCCTAGTAGTTGTCTTTTTATAACCAGAGAATTTTTCGAAAACCAATAGTAGTCGTAATATACAAGTACAAAAAGATGTACAGTACCCTGTCgcttttaagttttttaaaacCCCCTTTAGGACGTACAAATTATAGACTAATTGTAGCTTATCTAaactgtaattttttttttaatagagaTGTACAGgtcttataatataaaaaaaaccacTAAATAACATAAAGAAGAATGCTGCATTGGATACATTACCGTATTAACTCATCTAATTGGGTCATATCAATCTATTCTAGCTAGATCATCCACTTACAAATAATCTTTAATTCCATCTACACCTAAAACAATCAAGATAAACATTAACACCCTTTTAAGACATGAAATTGACAAAGCTTTCATATTTCTTATCAATATATAAGTTATGATAACAAAAgttgcaaatatatatatatatggtgtaCAATAGACCAAACGTCGATTAATTTGGGCGGATCTCGAACATAGCTAAAGCTTAGTATATATACTCAAGTATCTTTCATCATAAGATAATTTACAAAACATGAACTCCCTATTTGATAAAGGGCTTTAATTATTCAAAGGGTAGTAGAACATTGAGCTCCTTGTCTAAAACTAAGGGGACCAGATGGCAAGGAAGATCCAAAAGGCATAATAGCAACACAATCAACATTAAACCTATACTTGCCAGAAACCCAAGTTCCAACTTTCCATCTTAACCTACCACTTCCTTTCAAATTCACAATCAATTTTCCAACAATTTGATCACGTTGCACCTCATAACCAAAATAAGGATCCACTGGCAATCCATTACCAATCAACAAAGCAGATAAAAAGTTACTATCTTCATGGCCTTGATAAAATGGAGGAAGAGAAGTATGAAGAGTAATTTGTTGTCCTTTATAAGAAGCAAAGACTTGCAATTCATCGTAGTAGATTCCAACTTTCTTATTTGGATTCTTCGATACAAGGGTGAGTTGAATGGATGAGTTAAGCAGTTGGCGCGGACCTGAGAGATTGAGTTGATAAATATCAGCTTCTCTTAGTGTGAAATTTGGTTTTGTAGGATGAAGTGTGaggtaaagaagaaagatgaatGATAGAATAGAGAGGGAAATTGTAGAGAAGCAAAAGAATAACTTCTTTTTTGGGAATAGTTTTTCTACTTTGAACCCTTTTTCTTCACAATGTTTTGGGGattttacatcaattggagacATCTGCAAagcaagaaaataaagaaagggCAAGCTTACAATGCTAAGGAAATGAAATGAagagtttattattattattatatatagtatACAAGAAGTGGTGTTAGAATTAGAAGTCTATAATTATTTTGTCTTTTGGCTGCTTTTGAGTGGCTACTTTTGCATGGGGTATTGACTAATTAAGTGCAATGATATCAAAGGAAAGTAATTTTTTCCCTTTGTTTACTTTTTGTTGAAGTCATTAGGTTAGTTGTTTAGTTATTAATGGTTGCCTAAAACACCTAAACTCATTacgataaaaataacttttagcggtaataaatagacacattaaTACAGAGTATTGAAGTTTTTGTCCCTACTAGTTCAATCTTCAATGTTA encodes the following:
- the LOC101250872 gene encoding uncharacterized protein, whose amino-acid sequence is MSSQPPTPPQPPHLHKKPTSFPDVIFTAFSLFVIFSSSNPTTSLLRKFTPLVSFPLNPRRFLRIPTMSNPSPSNLRNPIHHFPNPQSLSDWLRPRMPSDSFASWGVKPGTKNVSNLWLELSEGETLLADSTPPVRTVEVMVVKVIGKDNKVLVESHQELSDGAVRHRCRPLSEKMKPGETVEDAVFRAVKEELGSVLGGSFGQLRENGIVKILPNSYSKKVEERVSASYPGLPACYVLHTVEAAVDGLPEEEFCTEETDEYGDSSERMVINGAVSCKKHYWKWVDADSL
- the LOC101250578 gene encoding NDR1/HIN1-like protein 26; protein product: MSPIDVKSPKHCEEKGFKVEKLFPKKKLFFCFSTISLSILSFIFLLYLTLHPTKPNFTLREADIYQLNLSGPRQLLNSSIQLTLVSKNPNKKVGIYYDELQVFASYKGQQITLHTSLPPFYQGHEDSNFLSALLIGNGLPVDPYFGYEVQRDQIVGKLIVNLKGSGRLRWKVGTWVSGKYRFNVDCVAIMPFGSSLPSGPLSFRQGAQCSTTL